A stretch of Dyella sp. BiH032 DNA encodes these proteins:
- a CDS encoding LysR family transcriptional regulator → MSSSRELPPLNALRAFEATARLGGISHAAAELHVTHGAVSRHVRALEEALGRPLFARQGRGLALTAAGESLREGVTEAFEQLREVWMRASRGQAEAPFVLGCPGSLLARWMIPRLDRLKHDLPALKLHLSAQETPFDAALAGLDGALLLAEPPWPAEWRVHELASERIGPVVSPRYPGAKSLAGQPPTALLGETLLHTASRPQAWPQWAARADLPPERLHYGQGFDHLYYLLEAAVAGLGVAIAPEQLVADDLASGRLLAPWGFETTPARWILATPRRASGPWPDALATWLRHRLSER, encoded by the coding sequence ATGTCTTCCAGCCGCGAACTCCCCCCGCTCAACGCGTTGCGCGCCTTCGAGGCGACCGCGCGCCTGGGCGGCATCAGCCACGCAGCGGCGGAACTGCACGTCACCCATGGCGCCGTCAGCCGGCACGTGCGCGCGCTGGAAGAAGCACTCGGGCGGCCGTTGTTTGCCCGCCAGGGCCGCGGGCTGGCGCTGACCGCCGCCGGCGAATCGCTGCGCGAGGGCGTCACTGAAGCGTTCGAGCAGCTGCGCGAGGTCTGGATGCGCGCCTCTCGCGGCCAGGCGGAGGCACCGTTCGTGCTCGGCTGTCCCGGCAGCCTGCTGGCGCGCTGGATGATCCCGCGCCTCGACCGCCTGAAGCACGACCTGCCCGCACTGAAGCTGCATCTTTCCGCGCAGGAAACGCCCTTCGATGCCGCGCTGGCCGGCCTTGACGGCGCATTGCTTCTGGCCGAGCCGCCATGGCCGGCCGAATGGCGGGTGCACGAGCTGGCTTCGGAGCGCATCGGTCCCGTCGTCAGTCCGCGCTATCCGGGCGCGAAGTCCCTGGCAGGACAACCGCCCACGGCCTTGCTCGGCGAGACGCTGCTGCATACCGCTTCGCGCCCGCAGGCCTGGCCGCAGTGGGCTGCGCGGGCGGACTTGCCGCCCGAGCGCCTGCACTACGGCCAGGGCTTCGACCATCTCTATTACCTGCTCGAAGCGGCGGTCGCCGGACTGGGCGTGGCGATCGCGCCGGAACAACTGGTCGCCGACGACCTCGCCAGCGGCCGGCTGCTGGCGCCCTGGGGCTTCGAGACCACGCCCGCCCGCTGGATATTGGCGACGCCGCGCCGCGCGTCGGGCCCCTGGCCCGATGCCCTCGCCACCTGGCTACGTCACCGTTTGAGCGAACGCTGA